The following are encoded together in the Cherax quadricarinatus isolate ZL_2023a chromosome 37, ASM3850222v1, whole genome shotgun sequence genome:
- the Ubc7 gene encoding ubiquitin-conjugating enzyme E2 G2 isoform X1 translates to MDIKTFAEKYHPNKAQTSHNSIIWNDQTVSHFRNIPRRRQKQSSLDRFLVKVKPELTLNPPEGIIAGPTNEENFFEWEALIMGPEGTCFECGVFPAKLIFPPDYPLSPPKMQFTCEMFHPNIYSDGRVCISILHAPGDDPMGYETSAERWSPVQSVEKILLSVVSMLAEPNDESSANVDAAKMWRDDREQFNKIAERLVRKTLNLPYP, encoded by the exons ATGGACATCAAAACCTTTGCAGAGAAGTACCACCCCAACAAAGCCCAAACAAGCCATAATAGTATTATCTGGAATGACCAGACAGTGTCACATTTCCGAAACATCCCGAGGAGAAGGCAGAAGCAAAGTtctttggacagatttttagtaaaagtcaaacctg AATTGACATTAAACCCTCCTGAAGGAATTATTGCTGGCCCAACCAATGAAGAAAACTTTTTTGAATGGGAGGCACTAATCAT GGGCCCTGAAGGAACTTGTTTTGAGTGTGGAGTCTTCCCAGCTAAGTTGATTTTCCCTCCTGACTACCCTCTGTCACCCCCCAAGATGCAGTTCACATGTGAAATGTTTCATCCCAACA TTTATTCTGATGGTCGAGTGTGCATATCCATACTTCATGCACCTGGTGATGACCCCATGGGTTATGAGACCAGTGCTGAGAGATGGAGTCCAGTGCAAAGTGTGGAGAAAATATTACTGTCAGTGGTATCTATGTTGGCAG AGCCAAATGATGAGAGCAGTGCAAATGTTGATGCAGCAAAGATGTGGAGAGATGACagagaacagttcaacaaaattgCAGAGAGGTTGGTTCGCAAAACACTAAATTTACCTTATCCATAG
- the Ubc7 gene encoding ubiquitin-conjugating enzyme E2 G2 isoform X2, with translation MAGRALKRLMTEYKQLTLNPPEGIIAGPTNEENFFEWEALIMGPEGTCFECGVFPAKLIFPPDYPLSPPKMQFTCEMFHPNIYSDGRVCISILHAPGDDPMGYETSAERWSPVQSVEKILLSVVSMLAEPNDESSANVDAAKMWRDDREQFNKIAERLVRKTLNLPYP, from the exons ATGGCTGGCAGAGCGCTGAAGAGACTCATGACGGAATATAAGC AATTGACATTAAACCCTCCTGAAGGAATTATTGCTGGCCCAACCAATGAAGAAAACTTTTTTGAATGGGAGGCACTAATCAT GGGCCCTGAAGGAACTTGTTTTGAGTGTGGAGTCTTCCCAGCTAAGTTGATTTTCCCTCCTGACTACCCTCTGTCACCCCCCAAGATGCAGTTCACATGTGAAATGTTTCATCCCAACA TTTATTCTGATGGTCGAGTGTGCATATCCATACTTCATGCACCTGGTGATGACCCCATGGGTTATGAGACCAGTGCTGAGAGATGGAGTCCAGTGCAAAGTGTGGAGAAAATATTACTGTCAGTGGTATCTATGTTGGCAG AGCCAAATGATGAGAGCAGTGCAAATGTTGATGCAGCAAAGATGTGGAGAGATGACagagaacagttcaacaaaattgCAGAGAGGTTGGTTCGCAAAACACTAAATTTACCTTATCCATAG